One segment of Chionomys nivalis chromosome 1, mChiNiv1.1, whole genome shotgun sequence DNA contains the following:
- the Sspn gene encoding sarcospan isoform X2 — MVCVVAYLGLFMLCVSYQVDERTCVQFSMKVLYFLLSALGLVVCTLAVAFAAHHCSLLAQFTCESSLDSCLCKLPSSEPLSRTFVYRDVADCTSITGTFKLFLILQMVLNPLCGLVCLLACFVMWKHRYQVFYVGVRLRSLMASDAQPQKA, encoded by the exons ATG GTCTGCGTGGTGGCCTACCTTGGACTGTTCATGCTCTGTGTTTCATACCAAGTTGATGAGAGGACATGTGTCCAGTTTTCTATGAAA GTgctctacttcctgctgagcgccCTGGGCCTGGTGGTCTGCACGCTGGCGGTGGCCTTTGCCGCCCACCACTGCTCCCTGCTTGCCCAGTTTACCTGTGAGAGCTCTCTGGATTCTTGCCTGTGCAAACTGCCTTCCTCGGAGCCTCTCAGCAGGACCTTTGTGTACCGGGATGTGGCCGACTGTACCAGCATCACGGGCACTTTCAAACTGTTCCTAATCCTCCAGATGGTCCTCAACCCGCTCTGTGGCCTTgtgtgcttgctggcttgctttgTGATGTGGAAACACAGGTACCAGGTcttttatgtgggtgttaggCTGCGCTCCCTGATGGCTTCTGATGCTCAACCACAAAAGGCCTAA